One part of the Halopenitus persicus genome encodes these proteins:
- a CDS encoding HD domain-containing protein produces the protein MDIDDGDPTTRSVKTDVDESRREYDPTADHAFPDGRVNEVLETVESDPEIGAYLEAQNVNAVTRKGYNDHGTKHIEIVRDRALRLYDLLKRAGVEFNGASEQGLEESDEPVVIALAATLHDIGHVVHRDDHSYYSIPLAADLLDRFLPEWYDTATAVRVKAEVLHAILCHHTEETPLTREAGVIRIADGLDMERGRSRIPYEKGGRGINTISSRAIERVRLTTGDEEPVEVEITMNSAAGVYQVDSLLKEKLRGSMLEDLVRIVAINTKSDDGDRLVERIEL, from the coding sequence ATGGACATCGACGACGGCGATCCCACGACCCGGAGCGTCAAGACCGACGTCGACGAGTCGCGACGGGAGTACGACCCGACGGCCGACCACGCATTTCCGGACGGGCGGGTGAACGAGGTGCTCGAGACGGTCGAGTCCGACCCGGAGATCGGGGCGTACCTCGAGGCGCAAAACGTCAACGCGGTCACTCGGAAGGGGTACAACGACCACGGGACCAAACACATCGAGATCGTCAGGGACCGCGCGCTGCGGCTGTATGACCTGCTCAAACGGGCCGGCGTCGAATTCAACGGCGCGAGCGAACAGGGCCTCGAGGAGTCGGACGAGCCGGTCGTGATCGCGTTGGCGGCCACGCTCCACGACATCGGCCACGTCGTCCATCGCGATGACCACTCCTACTACTCGATCCCGCTTGCGGCGGATCTCCTCGACCGGTTCCTTCCGGAGTGGTACGACACGGCGACCGCGGTCCGGGTCAAAGCCGAGGTGCTCCACGCGATCCTCTGTCACCACACCGAGGAGACGCCGCTCACCCGGGAAGCCGGCGTCATCCGGATCGCCGACGGGCTCGACATGGAGCGCGGTCGGTCGCGGATCCCCTATGAGAAGGGCGGGCGCGGGATCAACACCATCTCCTCGCGGGCGATCGAACGCGTTCGGCTGACGACCGGCGACGAGGAGCCCGTCGAGGTGGAGATCACGATGAACAGCGCCGCCGGCGTCTACCAGGTCGACTCCCTGCTGAAGGAGAAGCTCCGTGGCTCGATGCTCGAGGATCTGGTCCGGATCGTCGCGATCAACACGAAGAGCGACGACGGGGACCGGCTCGTCGAGCGGATCGAGCTGTGA
- a CDS encoding Na(+)/H(+) antiporter subunit D: MTAGTAGTAGVALVTDVTGGIALTTIPPYLLVAIAAVLAVVLPRRLGHLLGAAATAFVFVQAASFDPAMYGPHLASTFLGFDVVFFNVDDFSRLMGVVVGFLATAAVIYAYGSDAPRWMTGLALIYVASTVATIYAGDWLTLIVFWELMAVTSTLLVWHHGGAAVRAGFRYAIFHGIGGTVLLGAVVVHFGAVESFLFTAETGIHDSAALLAAIGIGINCGFIGLHTWLPDTYPRPHVAASVFLSVFTTKTAVYVLYRAFPEGGMWMAYLGGAMAVYGAFFALLQYDPRRLLSYHIQAQVGYMLAGIGLAGYVGEKALAGGFAHLLNNVLYKSLLFMAVGVIIYRTGTEDIREMGGLWRKTPIAFVIYLVGAASITAVPGFNGFVSKGMVIDSAHEIHRFTIALDGGLLWWLLILGGVGTFMSFIKLGYYTFFHGSASSSPRDATPFQTVGMTLAAGACIYLGVSYETLLGLMPHTEYLLAELHPYSTGHLTESAALLTAGFVGFFALKRPLAWLAHRMRDVDAVTYPAFFYAGRGLVIGVTESWAAVDRLTMRLVAAIEWVAMNPRSAARRVGIDAELRSGIGRGVLIITLVAAGTVLIGLVW, encoded by the coding sequence ATGACTGCCGGAACCGCCGGAACCGCCGGTGTTGCGCTCGTCACCGACGTTACCGGCGGGATCGCCCTGACGACGATCCCGCCCTACCTGCTCGTGGCGATCGCCGCTGTTCTGGCGGTCGTGTTGCCGCGGCGCCTTGGCCACCTGCTCGGAGCGGCCGCGACCGCGTTCGTGTTCGTGCAGGCGGCGAGTTTCGACCCGGCGATGTACGGGCCACACCTGGCGTCGACGTTCCTCGGGTTCGACGTCGTCTTCTTCAACGTCGACGACTTCTCTCGGCTGATGGGCGTCGTCGTCGGGTTCCTCGCGACGGCGGCGGTGATCTACGCCTACGGCAGCGACGCGCCGCGATGGATGACCGGGCTCGCGCTGATCTACGTCGCGTCGACGGTCGCGACGATCTACGCCGGGGACTGGCTCACGTTGATCGTCTTCTGGGAGCTGATGGCGGTCACCTCGACGCTGCTCGTCTGGCATCACGGCGGGGCGGCGGTCCGTGCCGGCTTCCGGTACGCCATCTTCCACGGCATCGGCGGGACGGTGCTGCTCGGCGCGGTCGTCGTCCACTTCGGTGCCGTCGAGAGCTTCCTGTTCACGGCCGAGACCGGGATCCACGACTCCGCGGCGCTGCTCGCGGCGATCGGGATCGGCATCAACTGCGGGTTCATCGGCCTGCACACCTGGCTGCCGGACACCTACCCGCGCCCCCACGTCGCCGCGTCGGTGTTCCTCTCGGTGTTTACGACCAAGACGGCCGTCTACGTGCTCTACCGGGCGTTCCCCGAGGGCGGGATGTGGATGGCCTACCTCGGCGGCGCGATGGCGGTCTACGGCGCCTTCTTCGCGCTGTTGCAGTACGACCCGCGGCGGCTCCTCTCGTATCACATCCAGGCGCAGGTCGGGTACATGCTCGCGGGGATCGGCCTGGCGGGCTACGTCGGCGAGAAGGCGCTGGCCGGCGGGTTCGCCCACCTGCTCAACAACGTCCTCTACAAGAGCCTGCTGTTCATGGCCGTCGGCGTGATCATCTATCGGACCGGAACGGAGGACATCCGCGAGATGGGCGGGCTCTGGCGAAAGACCCCGATCGCGTTCGTGATCTATCTGGTCGGTGCCGCGTCGATCACGGCCGTCCCCGGCTTCAACGGCTTCGTCTCGAAGGGGATGGTGATCGACTCCGCTCACGAGATCCACCGGTTCACGATCGCTCTCGACGGCGGGCTGCTCTGGTGGCTGCTCATCCTCGGTGGGGTCGGGACGTTCATGTCCTTCATCAAGCTCGGCTACTACACGTTCTTCCACGGGAGCGCCTCGAGCTCGCCGCGCGACGCGACGCCGTTCCAGACGGTCGGCATGACGCTTGCCGCCGGCGCCTGCATCTATCTCGGCGTTTCCTACGAGACGCTGCTCGGACTGATGCCCCACACCGAGTACCTGCTCGCTGAGCTACATCCCTACAGCACCGGCCACCTGACCGAATCCGCCGCGCTGTTGACCGCCGGCTTCGTCGGCTTCTTCGCGCTCAAGCGTCCCCTCGCGTGGCTCGCCCACCGGATGCGCGACGTCGACGCGGTCACCTACCCGGCGTTCTTCTACGCCGGTCGCGGACTCGTCATCGGGGTAACAGAGTCGTGGGCGGCCGTCGACCGGCTCACGATGCGTCTCGTGGCCGCCATCGAGTGGGTCGCGATGAACCCGCGGTCCGCCGCCCGTCGGGTCGGGATCGACGCGGAGCTGCGCAGCGGGATCGGTCGCGGCGTCCTCATCATCACGCTCGTGGCGGCCGGCACGGTGCTGATCGGACTCGTCTGGTAG
- a CDS encoding proton-conducting transporter transmembrane domain-containing protein: protein MTEVDSLRPLFVVLVSFVASGAIVASHRRPNLREGWTLLAALAKFGAVVSLLPGVFAGTVYVTEVVTFLPYVEFTLRADPLGMLFAVLASGLWIITSLYSIGYMRGLGEPNQTRYFAAFAVSLSTTMGIAFAGNLVTIFVFYELLSVATYPLVAHDETPEARSAGRKYLAYTMFGGGVLVLAGTVLVYWLTGLVGEPTVAFSAGGIDAIATAANSDPLMAKIAFVLLGVGFAVKAGLMPLHQWLPEAMVAPTPVSGLLHAVAVVKSGAFGVSRVVLDVFGPEVVFDLGVGVWLSVMAAITLTAASIIAMRKDHLKQRLAYSTVSQLSYILLGLGLFGWHGLVGALLHIPAHAFMKLTLFFCAGCIHVETHTDYISEMAGIGKRMPVTMVAFTVAAAGMAGIPLVAGFVSKFYMLVGGVAMGAATPVGYYLAGALLLSGVLNIAYFWPVVYTAFFEAEDAHDAKPLVEFPLGGRTAATIEAVRTDGGDRDERTGDVDPDASTTSEPDGETPIPDAEGDDVAEGDERDENDAADETEDVEPDDGVVRPDFAPGDRDFSEPAERVDTGDYAVDMNPSDTDVRFSPESGSADHAGERDGSGHVDEVSTHDHDGHDDDGRDDYDGHDDDGRDDYDGRDDHAHDDHAHHGGPPPGGWTSIRGASALLGRETTWFMLAPILAAMTLAVLLGVIPSEMAFLDLIELIVETRLEGAGVGR from the coding sequence ATGACCGAAGTCGACTCACTGCGACCGTTGTTCGTCGTTCTCGTATCGTTCGTTGCCAGCGGGGCTATCGTCGCGTCCCACCGCCGGCCGAACCTCCGCGAGGGGTGGACGCTGTTGGCCGCCCTCGCGAAGTTCGGCGCCGTGGTCTCGCTGCTGCCCGGCGTGTTCGCCGGGACCGTCTACGTCACCGAGGTCGTGACCTTCCTGCCGTACGTCGAATTCACCCTGCGGGCGGACCCGCTGGGAATGTTGTTCGCGGTGCTGGCCAGCGGGCTGTGGATCATCACGTCGCTGTACAGCATCGGGTATATGCGCGGGCTGGGCGAGCCCAACCAGACCCGGTACTTCGCGGCCTTCGCAGTCTCGCTGTCGACGACGATGGGGATCGCCTTCGCGGGCAACCTGGTCACCATCTTCGTCTTCTACGAGCTGCTGTCGGTCGCGACCTACCCGCTCGTCGCCCACGACGAGACGCCCGAGGCGCGGTCGGCGGGCCGGAAGTACCTCGCGTACACGATGTTCGGGGGCGGCGTGCTCGTGCTCGCCGGCACCGTGCTGGTCTACTGGCTCACCGGCCTCGTGGGAGAGCCGACCGTCGCCTTCTCTGCGGGCGGGATCGACGCGATCGCGACCGCGGCGAACAGCGATCCCCTAATGGCGAAGATCGCCTTCGTCCTGCTCGGGGTCGGGTTCGCGGTGAAGGCCGGCCTGATGCCGCTGCACCAGTGGCTGCCGGAGGCGATGGTCGCGCCGACGCCGGTGTCGGGGCTGTTGCACGCGGTGGCCGTCGTCAAGTCCGGCGCGTTCGGCGTCTCGCGGGTCGTCCTCGACGTCTTCGGCCCCGAGGTCGTCTTCGACCTCGGCGTCGGCGTCTGGCTGTCGGTGATGGCCGCGATCACGCTCACCGCCGCCAGCATCATCGCCATGCGGAAGGACCACCTCAAACAGCGGCTCGCCTACTCGACGGTGAGCCAGCTCAGCTACATCCTGCTCGGACTCGGGTTGTTCGGCTGGCACGGGCTCGTTGGCGCGCTGTTGCACATCCCCGCACACGCCTTCATGAAGCTCACCCTGTTCTTCTGTGCGGGCTGCATCCACGTCGAGACCCACACCGACTACATCTCGGAGATGGCCGGCATCGGCAAACGGATGCCGGTGACGATGGTCGCGTTCACGGTGGCGGCCGCCGGGATGGCAGGCATCCCGCTCGTCGCCGGGTTCGTGAGCAAGTTCTATATGTTGGTCGGGGGAGTCGCCATGGGCGCGGCGACGCCGGTCGGCTACTACCTCGCCGGCGCGCTGCTGCTGTCGGGCGTGCTCAACATCGCGTACTTCTGGCCGGTCGTTTACACCGCCTTCTTCGAGGCGGAGGATGCCCACGACGCCAAGCCGCTCGTCGAGTTCCCGCTCGGCGGCCGGACGGCGGCCACGATCGAGGCCGTCAGAACCGACGGCGGCGACCGCGACGAGCGGACCGGCGACGTCGACCCGGACGCGAGCACCACCTCGGAACCGGACGGCGAGACGCCGATCCCGGACGCCGAGGGCGACGACGTGGCGGAGGGAGACGAGCGCGACGAGAACGACGCTGCCGACGAGACGGAGGACGTCGAACCGGACGACGGCGTCGTGAGACCCGACTTCGCGCCCGGGGATCGTGACTTCTCGGAGCCCGCCGAACGCGTGGACACGGGGGACTACGCGGTCGATATGAACCCTTCCGACACGGACGTTCGGTTCTCCCCGGAAAGCGGTTCCGCCGACCACGCAGGTGAAAGAGACGGGAGCGGCCACGTTGACGAGGTCAGCACGCACGACCACGACGGACACGATGACGACGGACGCGATGACTACGACGGACACGATGACGACGGACGCGATGACTACGACGGACGCGATGACCACGCACACGACGACCACGCTCACCACGGCGGCCCGCCGCCGGGTGGCTGGACGTCGATCCGGGGTGCGTCGGCCCTGCTGGGTCGTGAGACGACGTGGTTCATGCTCGCGCCGATCCTGGCCGCGATGACGCTTGCGGTCCTGCTCGGCGTGATCCCGAGCGAGATGGCGTTTCTCGATCTGATCGAGCTCATCGTCGAAACGCGTCTCGAGGGCGCGGGGGTGGGCCGATGA
- a CDS encoding proton-conducting transporter transmembrane domain-containing protein gives MSDLLLPLAIVVPILAATLPLLLGRRYDRIGWPIAAATAVSLVGIAAWIARTVFVVGAPTEYGIVHELGGWQRPYGIELVADELSAALVVLVALVAAGTLVLSRVIGPRGNAFYSGYLLLTGGLMGITLTGDLFNLFVFLEIVGLTTYALVAADRSGASAYASIKYLIVGTVGASLYLIGVGYTFLATGSLNMIDLQSAIAGVGYGDPLIRAGYAFIVVGLSLKIAVFPLHVWQPDAYQRAPDAVTAFIAALVSTSAAYALLRITYTVFTVEFLAANDAITNAMLLAAGVSILVGSALAAMQSDLKRLFAYSSVAQFGMIVAAIALANETALLGGIVHLLGHGLLKFGLFLAVALLAYGYGARRVADLASLARRAPYLSGAFVVLGLALVGIPPSVGLLGKWYIALGAVRAAGSGDPAGLGIAAVMLASTLFTLAYVARVIEQLYFAGADPGPGDAGSSASVADAPTQPNASTQSDAPAQPDGGHTGARDVPTGAFVVLVVVTLAAVGLGFAGFAAADLFEPFLGRMI, from the coding sequence GTGAGCGACCTGCTACTTCCACTTGCGATCGTCGTCCCGATCCTCGCGGCGACGCTTCCGCTGCTGCTCGGACGGCGATACGACCGGATCGGCTGGCCGATCGCGGCAGCGACGGCCGTCTCGCTGGTCGGCATAGCCGCCTGGATCGCTCGGACGGTCTTCGTGGTCGGGGCGCCGACCGAGTACGGGATCGTCCACGAGCTGGGCGGCTGGCAGCGCCCCTACGGCATCGAACTCGTCGCCGATGAGCTGTCGGCCGCGCTCGTGGTCCTCGTCGCGCTCGTCGCGGCCGGTACGCTCGTCCTCTCGCGCGTGATCGGGCCGCGCGGGAACGCCTTCTACTCCGGGTACCTGCTGCTGACCGGCGGGTTGATGGGGATCACCCTCACCGGCGACCTCTTCAACCTCTTCGTCTTCCTGGAGATCGTCGGGTTGACCACCTACGCGCTCGTCGCGGCCGATCGGTCGGGCGCCAGCGCGTACGCGTCGATCAAGTATCTGATCGTGGGAACGGTCGGCGCCTCGCTGTATCTGATCGGCGTCGGCTACACCTTCCTCGCGACGGGGTCGCTGAACATGATCGACCTCCAGTCCGCGATCGCGGGGGTCGGATACGGCGACCCCCTGATCCGGGCGGGCTACGCGTTCATCGTCGTCGGCCTCTCGCTGAAGATCGCCGTCTTCCCGCTGCACGTCTGGCAGCCGGACGCCTACCAGCGCGCGCCGGACGCGGTGACGGCGTTCATCGCGGCGCTGGTTTCCACGTCGGCGGCGTACGCGCTGTTGCGCATCACCTACACCGTCTTCACGGTCGAGTTCCTCGCGGCGAACGACGCGATCACGAACGCGATGCTGCTGGCCGCCGGGGTCTCGATCCTCGTCGGTTCGGCGCTGGCGGCGATGCAGTCCGACCTCAAGCGGCTGTTCGCCTACTCGTCGGTCGCGCAGTTCGGGATGATCGTCGCCGCGATCGCGCTCGCCAACGAGACGGCGCTGCTGGGCGGCATCGTCCACCTGCTCGGCCACGGCCTGCTCAAGTTCGGGCTGTTCCTGGCCGTCGCCCTGCTCGCGTACGGCTACGGCGCGCGGCGCGTCGCCGACCTCGCGAGCCTCGCGCGGCGGGCGCCGTACCTCTCGGGGGCGTTCGTCGTCCTCGGGCTCGCGCTCGTCGGCATCCCGCCCTCGGTCGGGCTCCTCGGCAAGTGGTACATCGCGCTCGGTGCGGTGCGGGCCGCCGGGAGCGGCGATCCCGCCGGACTGGGGATCGCGGCCGTGATGCTCGCGAGCACCCTGTTCACGCTGGCGTACGTCGCCCGGGTCATCGAGCAACTGTACTTCGCCGGCGCCGATCCCGGTCCCGGCGACGCCGGGTCGTCGGCTTCCGTCGCGGACGCCCCGACCCAACCGAACGCGTCGACGCAGTCGGACGCCCCGGCCCAGCCGGACGGCGGTCACACGGGAGCGCGTGACGTCCCGACCGGCGCGTTCGTCGTCCTCGTTGTCGTCACGTTGGCCGCGGTCGGGCTCGGATTCGCTGGCTTCGCCGCCGCCGATCTCTTCGAACCGTTCCTCGGGAGGATGATCTGA
- a CDS encoding cation:proton antiporter subunit C → MTDHLPIQLALDVLATRHAYAVFTVLLCIGLYMMIANPHLVKKIIGLNLFQTAIFLFFIASAYVHGGSIPIVESGGAPEATLVSPLPQVIVLTAIVVGVSLTAVGLALCVRIYTEYGTLRTDALREAMAEEDDLPAAGGDSPSAGGGSPSAGGGSPGGERA, encoded by the coding sequence ATGACCGACCACCTACCGATCCAACTCGCACTCGACGTGCTGGCGACGCGCCACGCCTACGCGGTGTTCACCGTGCTGTTGTGCATCGGACTGTACATGATGATCGCCAACCCGCACCTCGTGAAGAAGATCATCGGGCTCAATCTGTTCCAGACCGCGATCTTCCTGTTCTTCATCGCCTCCGCGTACGTCCACGGCGGCTCGATACCGATCGTCGAGAGCGGCGGCGCGCCGGAGGCGACCCTCGTGAGCCCGCTCCCGCAGGTGATCGTCCTGACCGCCATCGTCGTGGGCGTGAGCCTCACCGCGGTGGGGCTCGCGCTCTGTGTCCGTATTTACACGGAGTACGGGACCCTTCGAACCGACGCGCTCCGGGAGGCGATGGCCGAGGAGGACGATCTGCCGGCGGCCGGTGGCGACTCCCCGAGCGCTGGTGGCGGCTCCCCGAGCGCTGGTGGCGGCTCCCCAGGTGGTGAGCGCGCGTGA
- a CDS encoding MnhB domain-containing protein, with translation MSDPTDAGDGERDPDVVDDVATTAEPGDDAANGAAPGDDAAGSDATTDRPPIQPTYSGHDARPHLSAIQRQQTPYTESQVIMSTVKVVAPFALTYGLFVTFHGAGSPGGGFQGGAIAAAVVLMIAFAFGIDATREWFTNVVVVGLAVGGVLVFGGIGLVGLARGGTFLEYARLPIPHPVKYGMEGVEILGIAPIVAGVLVGLFFLLAAGFDDRAGAGTETEIADATTDDGADADTTTEADR, from the coding sequence GTGAGCGATCCGACTGACGCCGGCGACGGCGAACGCGACCCTGACGTCGTCGACGACGTCGCCACCACCGCTGAGCCGGGCGACGACGCCGCCAACGGCGCTGCGCCGGGCGACGACGCTGCCGGATCGGACGCCACGACCGACCGACCGCCGATCCAACCGACCTACTCGGGACACGACGCCCGGCCGCATCTCTCGGCGATCCAGCGCCAGCAGACGCCCTACACGGAGAGCCAGGTGATCATGTCGACCGTGAAGGTCGTGGCGCCGTTCGCGCTCACCTACGGGCTGTTCGTCACCTTCCACGGGGCGGGCTCGCCCGGCGGCGGGTTCCAGGGCGGTGCGATCGCCGCCGCCGTCGTGTTGATGATCGCCTTCGCGTTCGGGATCGACGCCACCCGCGAGTGGTTCACGAACGTCGTCGTCGTCGGCCTCGCGGTCGGCGGCGTGCTCGTCTTCGGCGGGATCGGCCTCGTCGGGCTCGCCCGCGGCGGGACCTTCCTCGAGTACGCCCGGCTGCCGATCCCGCATCCGGTGAAGTACGGAATGGAGGGCGTGGAGATCCTCGGCATCGCGCCGATCGTCGCCGGGGTTCTCGTCGGCCTGTTCTTCCTGTTGGCGGCCGGCTTCGACGACCGGGCCGGCGCGGGGACGGAGACCGAGATCGCTGACGCAACCACCGACGACGGAGCTGACGCCGACACGACCACGGAGGCCGACCGATGA
- a CDS encoding DUF4040 domain-containing protein, translating to MSAAVTAIEATLFVFVIATAVVTALARDVLSSIIVFGAYSLGMAALYTFYRAPDVALTEAAISAGVTTVLLLLTIAKTSRMDHEAVFERVNPTAALAVGGLCVVMLATVTQMPAVGDPSAPVYSNPDVTGYYLENTYADTGVGNTVMAVLASYRGFDTFGEAVVVFGAGIATMLVLHREVFS from the coding sequence ATGAGCGCCGCGGTGACCGCGATCGAGGCGACGCTGTTCGTCTTCGTGATCGCCACGGCCGTCGTGACCGCGCTCGCCCGCGACGTGCTCTCGTCGATCATCGTCTTCGGGGCCTACAGCCTCGGGATGGCGGCGCTGTACACGTTCTACCGGGCACCCGACGTGGCGTTGACCGAGGCGGCGATCTCGGCCGGCGTCACGACCGTGCTCCTGCTGCTCACGATCGCGAAGACCTCGCGAATGGACCACGAGGCCGTCTTCGAGCGCGTGAATCCCACCGCGGCGCTGGCCGTTGGTGGATTGTGCGTCGTGATGCTCGCAACGGTCACGCAGATGCCGGCCGTCGGGGACCCGAGCGCGCCCGTCTACTCGAATCCGGACGTCACCGGCTACTACCTCGAGAACACCTACGCGGACACCGGCGTCGGCAACACGGTGATGGCGGTGTTGGCCTCCTACCGTGGGTTCGACACCTTCGGCGAGGCCGTCGTCGTCTTCGGGGCCGGGATCGCGACGATGCTCGTGCTCCACCGGGAGGTGTTCTCGTGA
- the mnhG gene encoding monovalent cation/H(+) antiporter subunit G: MALDALDPVTAARVGLILVLLAGALFFTFVSMTGVIRLPDVYARAHTASQADTLGAGFGLAAVALTLGWQGASVKTAILLFFIFVTNPTAAHAVARAAFEDGNVPWTEGDERR, from the coding sequence ATGGCCCTCGACGCGCTCGACCCCGTCACGGCGGCACGCGTGGGCCTGATCCTCGTGCTCCTTGCGGGGGCGTTGTTCTTCACGTTCGTCTCGATGACGGGCGTGATCCGGCTTCCGGACGTCTACGCGCGTGCCCACACCGCCTCGCAGGCGGACACGCTCGGCGCCGGCTTCGGTCTGGCCGCGGTCGCGCTCACGCTCGGCTGGCAGGGAGCGTCGGTGAAGACGGCCATCCTGCTGTTCTTCATCTTCGTGACCAACCCGACCGCCGCCCACGCGGTCGCACGGGCGGCCTTCGAGGACGGGAACGTGCCGTGGACCGAGGGGGACGAGCGCCGATGA
- a CDS encoding cation:proton antiporter, which produces MSIADVVIAGGYTVGDVLLAGAAGFVVLALGMLYRAVVGPTMQDRVLAVNVLGTNTVVILALLGAALDEPTFLDIAIVYALLNFLMAIAVSKFTVERGGVL; this is translated from the coding sequence ATGAGCATCGCCGACGTCGTGATCGCGGGCGGCTATACGGTTGGCGACGTGCTGCTTGCCGGCGCGGCGGGATTCGTCGTCCTCGCGCTCGGTATGCTCTACCGCGCGGTGGTCGGCCCGACGATGCAGGACCGCGTGCTCGCGGTGAACGTCCTCGGGACGAACACGGTCGTCATCCTGGCGCTGCTTGGCGCCGCGCTCGACGAGCCGACGTTCCTCGACATCGCGATCGTCTACGCGCTGTTGAACTTCCTGATGGCGATCGCCGTCTCGAAGTTCACGGTCGAACGTGGGGGGGTCCTCTGA
- a CDS encoding monovalent cation/H+ antiporter subunit E gives MANGRVVVPIEDTATLRSTVAHVVAAAADGDVSAIHFVYLASWREDDPRIDDRRRTARTLLEEVADWARYDLDDADVPEGTVAVETALIAEDVYLFGPSQYADRLHEYADEHGIETVVLDPEYTPVGNTTLLQPMEFELASSPLEVREAPVDRPSRGERLVSEITGPRFATVFGGSLLFYLVLGDPTYPFDLVTGVATALVVAISLSQVSLDHDPTLRDSPLRLVRGLIYVPFLLLEILKSNVVVARVILSPSLPIEPTMTRMRVLVGSGLPVTTLANSITLTPGTLTVRARDADLYVHTLIPWAREGLFDGGLERWTRFVFYGREAARMPTPRERDDCAVLQGPDADEPMPFATTDGGREPPANGTDHDEDGDHR, from the coding sequence GTGGCTAACGGCCGGGTCGTCGTCCCGATCGAGGACACTGCCACGCTGCGGTCGACTGTCGCCCACGTCGTCGCGGCCGCCGCCGACGGCGACGTCTCGGCGATCCACTTCGTCTACCTCGCCTCCTGGCGCGAGGACGATCCGCGGATCGACGACCGTCGGCGGACTGCGCGGACGCTGCTCGAGGAGGTGGCGGACTGGGCGCGCTACGACCTCGACGACGCCGACGTACCGGAGGGAACCGTCGCCGTCGAGACCGCGCTGATCGCGGAGGACGTCTACCTGTTCGGCCCGAGCCAGTATGCCGACCGCCTCCACGAGTACGCCGACGAACACGGGATCGAAACGGTCGTGCTCGACCCCGAATACACCCCCGTCGGCAACACGACGCTCCTCCAGCCGATGGAGTTCGAGCTTGCATCCTCCCCGCTCGAGGTCCGGGAGGCACCCGTGGACCGCCCGTCGCGCGGCGAGCGACTCGTCTCGGAGATCACCGGGCCGAGATTCGCGACCGTCTTCGGCGGGTCGCTGTTGTTCTACCTGGTGTTGGGCGATCCGACCTATCCCTTCGATCTCGTCACCGGCGTCGCGACCGCGCTCGTGGTGGCCATCTCGCTGTCGCAGGTGAGCCTGGACCACGATCCGACGCTGCGGGACTCCCCGCTCCGGCTGGTTCGCGGGCTGATCTACGTGCCGTTCCTGCTGCTGGAGATCCTCAAATCGAACGTCGTCGTGGCCCGGGTCATCCTGTCGCCGTCGCTACCGATCGAGCCGACGATGACGCGGATGCGCGTGCTCGTGGGGTCGGGACTGCCGGTCACGACGCTTGCCAACTCGATCACGCTGACGCCGGGTACGCTGACGGTCCGAGCGCGCGACGCGGATCTCTACGTCCACACGCTGATCCCGTGGGCCCGCGAGGGACTTTTCGACGGCGGGCTCGAGCGGTGGACCCGTTTCGTCTTCTACGGCCGGGAGGCCGCCCGTATGCCCACGCCCCGGGAGCGCGACGACTGCGCGGTCCTGCAGGGGCCGGACGCCGACGAACCGATGCCGTTCGCGACCACCGACGGCGGCCGTGAGCCCCCCGCGAACGGGACTGATCACGACGAGGACGGTGACCACCGATGA